CATCAGCCCGATCCTCCTTCCCGCGGGGATTACCTGGTCGTCCGGCTGCAGGTCGAAGGAGACCTGGTAGAAGCGGCCTGGGATGAGCGGCTCACTCTCCGTGAGCGAGCGGTAATTCTGCGGATCGGCCCAGCCCCGGGTGATGATGTTCCCCGGGTCTCCCGCCTCCTCATCCCACGGCAGCATCACCAGCCACACCGAGAGGTTGGCCGCCGGCCGGTCGGCGGACACGATCAGGTTCACCCGCGGCCTACCCGACAGGTGGACGTCCTGGTGCAGCGGCGCCGTGGCGTACAGCAACCGGTGCTCCGAGGAGGGCAACTGCGCCAGCTCGGCTCCGCTGAAGGACACATCGTCGGTGAGACGCTCCGAGCCCTGCGCCTCGACGGGTCGCGCAGCCAGGGAGAGCGCTCCGATCTCTCCTCCACCCGCGAGCGGCCGGACTCGAACGGGCGACGCATCGGGATGTGGGTAATCCGGATACGGCGTAGGCTTCAGCCGGTCCTCTCCCTCGCGCACGATCCAGGCGTGCGGCGGATCCTCGATCCCGTTGTCCACTCCGTAGAGGTAGCGGGTGAACCAGCGGTTCATCAGCTCCAGCGGTGGCTCCCCCCCGTGGCCTCCCTGGTGGAAGTAGATCTCCGCGGGCACGCCGCGCGCTTTGAGAGCCTCGTACACGCGCACGCTGTGCTCGGGCATCACGTTCCAGTCGTTGAACGCATGGGCGAGGAAGGTCGCTGCCTTTACGCGGTCGATCGAGCGCAGGTAGTCCCGGCTCATCCAGAAATCGTTCAGGTCGCCGCTGATGCGGTCGCGCCCTTTCGCGTACTCGCCGTCGCGGATGCGAGCGTTGCAGTACGCCCGCCGCTCCGGTCTGCCGCTGTTGATGAAGTCGTAGAGGAAGTCGATGTCCTCTCCCAGCCAGCCCCCCGGGTGCCGGATGAGGCCGTTGGAGCGATAGTAGTGGTAGTACGACGTGTTCGGAGCGACCGGAATGATGGCCTCCAGCCCCTCGACGCCGGTCGTCGCGGCGGCGATGGGGAGCGTCCCGTTGTACGAGGTCCCGATCATCCCCACCTTCCCGGTCGACCAGTAGGCGGTGACCTCCTCGTTCCCGTCAATGGTCGTGTAGCCCTTCGCCCGGCCATTCAGCCAGTCGATCACTGCTTTCGGGGCGAGCGATTCGTTCTCGCCCCCCACGGTCGGGCAGCCCTGCGACAGCCCCGTTCCGGGCGATTCGGAGTGGACCACGGCGAAGCCGCGCGGCACCCACGTCTCCACGTGCGAGTCGGAGATGGTCGTCCGATGGGGCTCGAAGGGGATCTCGGGCTGGTTCTGGCGCGGGGGAGGTGGCGAGCCGAGCTCCTGCCGCACGTCCCAGAGGTACTGACGCTGGCCGGCGACTCCTGCGTAGTAGGGACTTGATTCGTAGATGACTGGCACCTTCAGCCCCTCTGTCTCGGTCTGGCCGGGGCGGAACACGTCCACGTGCA
The Longimicrobiaceae bacterium DNA segment above includes these coding regions:
- a CDS encoding Xaa-Pro dipeptidyl-peptidase encodes the protein MTNVRSLHSSSAARTIGLLTALHGAVASGLVAQQEPAGPIIRDGQAQIVPAFADPSTWIHHHLWVEAEFDSDGDGKPDRLHVDVFRPGQTETEGLKVPVIYESSPYYAGVAGQRQYLWDVRQELGSPPPPRQNQPEIPFEPHRTTISDSHVETWVPRGFAVVHSESPGTGLSQGCPTVGGENESLAPKAVIDWLNGRAKGYTTIDGNEEVTAYWSTGKVGMIGTSYNGTLPIAAATTGVEGLEAIIPVAPNTSYYHYYRSNGLIRHPGGWLGEDIDFLYDFINSGRPERRAYCNARIRDGEYAKGRDRISGDLNDFWMSRDYLRSIDRVKAATFLAHAFNDWNVMPEHSVRVYEALKARGVPAEIYFHQGGHGGEPPLELMNRWFTRYLYGVDNGIEDPPHAWIVREGEDRLKPTPYPDYPHPDASPVRVRPLAGGGEIGALSLAARPVEAQGSERLTDDVSFSGAELAQLPSSEHRLLYATAPLHQDVHLSGRPRVNLIVSADRPAANLSVWLVMLPWDEEAGDPGNIITRGWADPQNYRSLTESEPLIPGRFYQVSFDLQPDDQVIPAGRRIGLMVFSSDRDFTLWPSPGTRLTLALDGTWLELPVVGGAAAWRAAVGD